In Gossypium arboreum isolate Shixiya-1 chromosome 6, ASM2569848v2, whole genome shotgun sequence, the following are encoded in one genomic region:
- the LOC108486374 gene encoding LOB domain-containing protein 39-like has product MSCNGCRVLRKGCSETCVLRSSLRWIESAEAQGNATLFLAKFFGRSDLLSLISSVPESQRPALFQSLLFEACGRTVNPVNGAVGLLSSGNWHICQAAVETVLQGGALRPISAGSWTPSCDESSDRFCVNSCNFESKPLTTTMMMTGNQSVLTAPSDLSLSVTAKLGGEMRTKTASLYSEESEITTLGSNGNEETQDTKILNLFV; this is encoded by the exons ATGAGCTGCAATGGCTGCCGAGTTTTACGAAAAGGATGCAGCGAGACATGTGTGTTACGGTCGAGTTTACGGTGGATTGAATCGGCTGAAGCTCAAGGCAACGCTACCTTGTTTCTCGCTAAGTTTTTTGGCCGGAGTGATCTCCTTTCGCTTATCTCCTCCGTCCCTGAATCTCAACGTCCCG CTTTGTTTCAGTCTTTATTGTTTGAGGCATGTGGACGAACTGTGAATCCGGTGAACGGAGCGGTGGGGTTGTTATCGAGTGGTAACTGGCATATCTGTCAAGCGGCGGTGGAAACGGTTCTTCAGGGCGGAGCTTTACGACCAATTTCGGCTGGATCCTGGACACCGAGTTGTGACGAGTCATCAGATCGTTTCTGTGTTAACTCGTGCAACTTTGAATCGAAGCCGTTAACGACGACGATGATGATGACGGGGAATCAATCGGTTTTGACGGCGCCGTCGGATCTTAGCTTGTCTGTGACGGCTAAGTTGGGCGGAGAAATGAGAACTAAAACGGCGTCCTTATATTCAGAAGAATCGGAGATTACCACTCTTGGAAGCAATGGAAATGAAGAAACCCAAGACACAAAAATTTTGAATCTCTttgtttaa
- the LOC108486373 gene encoding QWRF motif-containing protein 2-like — translation MVTAVSATVISKRNGGGPRPRSQPQPQPQPRPRQRPPLLPSDPDNAIVPRSLKFREVTSRYLSTSSSSNSSTSSSSSSGAYTKRCPSPSVSRTPTVTTPSVVKRSQSVERRRAVTPRSYNSTDLSGDNNRKSNGEVSAAQKLLFTSTRSLSVSFQGESFSYQFSKAKPSPSPSPTATRKGTPERRKPAETTTPVKGTVQTENSKTERWPARIKQPDSMTRSVDCTDERKRLNGSVNGNVVRALQNSMVGNRDLMAVGSEAQSDHTASDTESVSSASTSGALDSPCNGNGDVNRGRRGIIVPARFWHETATRSRRSDSDSPVSRKNTAPSKLIAPDKFRIDSPSSSPKGVMNSRGQLSPIRGPVRPASPSKLAASLTSSPMRGMSPSRVRNGLGGSFINTPSILSFSGDVIKMGKIGENKVSNAHLLRLLYNRLLQWRFVNARADAVLSSQRSNAEKSLYNALTTTSKLRESVRAKRTELQLLRQNLKLISILKGQMIFLDEWALLDHDYFSSLSGATEALKASTFRLPVVSGARADVQKLKDAICSAVDVMQAMASSICSLLSRVAKLNSLLAELGNLSANEFALLNQCKDLLLAIAAMQVKECSLKTHVLQLNHIPSGLT, via the exons ATGGTAACTGCAGTATCCGCTACGGTAATCTCTAAACGGAACGGGGGAGGACCAAGGCCACGGTCACAGCCACAGCCACAGCCACAACCACGGCCACGGCAACGGCCTCCGTTATTACCTTCCGACCCCGACAATGCCATCGTTCCACGAAGTCTAAAATTCCGAGAAGTTACTTCCCGTTATTTGTCCACGTCATCATCGTCTAATTCGTCCACGTCTTCGTCTTCGTCTTCCGGAGCTTACACTAAAAGGTGTCCGTCGCCGTCTGTTTCGAGGACTCCTACTGTTACAACGCCGTCGGTTGTCAAGAGGTCACAATCAGTGGAACGGAGGCGGGCGGTGACGCCGCGGTCTTATAATTCTACGGATTTGAGCGGTGATAACAACAGGAAAAGCAACGGCGAAGTATCAGCTGCTCAGAAATTGCTTTTCACTTCGACGAGAAGCTTGTCCGTTTCGTTTCAGGGAGAGTCGTTTTCGTATCAGTTTAGCAAAGCTAAACCATCTCCATCTCCATCTCCAACCGCTACGAGAAAAGGAACGCCGGAGAGGCGGAAGCCGGCGGAGACAACGACTCCGGTAAAAGGAACGGTTCAAACGGAGAATTCAAAGACGGAGCGGTGGCCAGCGAGGATAAAGCAACCGGACTCCATGACTAGAAGCGTGGATTGCACCGACGAGAGGAAGAGATTAAACGGATCTGTTAACGGCAATGTAGTTAGGGCACTACAAAATTCCATGGTCGGTAATAGAGATTTAATGGCCGTTGGATCTGAGGCTCAATCTGATCACACGGCTTCTGATACTGAAAGTGTTTCCTCTGCTAGTACTTCAGGTGCTCTAGACAGTCCTTGTAACGGTAACGGAGACGTTAACCGTGGGCGACGGGGGATAATTGTCCCGGCTCGGTTCTGGCATGAGACAGCTACTCGTTCACGCCGCTCCGATTCGGACTCGCCGGTTTCTAGGAAAAATACGGCACCATCTAAGCTAATTGCACCGGATAAGTTTAGAATTGATAGTCCTTCGTCATCCCCGAAAGGTGTAATGAACAGCAGAGGACAGCTATCGCCAATTCGTGGTCCTGTTCGGCCTGCATCACCGAGTAAGCTTGCAGCGTCCTTGACTTCGTCTCCTATGAGGGGAATGAGTCCCTCTAGAGTGAGGAATGGGTTGGGTGGTAGTTTCATAAATACGCCGTCGATTTTGAGCTTTTCTGGTGATGTTATTAAGATGGGTAAGATTGGGGAGAACAAGGTTTCGAATGCTCATTTGCTGAGGCTACTTTATAATCGGTTGTTGCAGTGGCGATTTGTTAATGCTAGAGCAGATGCTGTTTTGTCTTCCCAGAGGTCTAACGCAGAG AAAAGCCTCTATAATGCATTGACAACTACCTCAAAACTGCGAGAATCTGTTAGAGCCAAAAGAACTGAGTTACAGTTGCTGAGGCAAAACTTGAAGCTGATTTCCATCCTCAAGGGGCAA ATGATATTTTTGGACGAATGGGCTCTCTTGGACCATGATTATTTCAGTTCACTATCTGGGGCTACTGAAGCTCTGAAGGCTAGCACGTTCCGCCTTCCAGTTGTTTCTGGGGCGAGG GCTGATGTCCAGAAATTGAAGGATGCTATTTGTTCAGCAGTTGATGTAATGCAGGCTATGGCATCCTCAATATGCTCTTTGTTATCAAGG gTTGCAAAACTCAACTCTTTGCTGGCTGAACTTGGAAATTTAAGTGCAAACGAGTTTGCTTTACTTAACCAGTGCAAAGATCTTCTGTTGGCAATTGCTGCCATGCAG GTGAAAGAATGTAGCCTGAAAACACACGTCTTACAACTAAATCACATACCTTCCGGCTTGACTTGA